A genomic stretch from Oligoflexus sp. includes:
- a CDS encoding alpha/beta hydrolase — MTERMISSGNATICTESFGQPDRPALLLIMGACSSMLWWPRAFCERLADSGFHVIRYDNRDTGRSTCYEPGTINYMLDVMMEDAAAVLDAYGLKSAAIVGASLGGMIGQLLALKHPERVRQLTLMISGPVAVEPDVNLPPIDQKVLNHHAHGGAIDWGHEASALDYMVGGWGVSAGTRHPFPDDLLRSIAREEFHRSTCLVCMYNHALLSGGEWAMGQLDQIKAPTLILHGTDDPVLPFPHAEYLARKIPKAKLVALKGAGHELHPGDWDLMIDEMKAMIL, encoded by the coding sequence ATGACCGAACGCATGATTTCAAGCGGCAACGCCACCATCTGTACGGAATCCTTTGGCCAGCCTGATCGTCCTGCTCTGCTTCTGATCATGGGCGCCTGCTCGTCCATGCTGTGGTGGCCTCGGGCTTTCTGCGAACGTCTGGCGGACTCGGGTTTCCACGTCATTCGCTATGACAATCGCGACACGGGTCGCTCCACCTGCTATGAGCCCGGCACCATCAACTATATGCTGGATGTGATGATGGAGGACGCAGCTGCGGTTTTGGACGCCTATGGTCTGAAATCGGCAGCGATCGTGGGGGCGTCGTTGGGCGGAATGATAGGCCAGCTGCTGGCGCTCAAACATCCCGAACGGGTCCGGCAGTTGACCCTTATGATTTCAGGTCCTGTGGCGGTGGAACCGGATGTGAACCTGCCGCCTATCGACCAGAAAGTTTTGAATCATCACGCCCATGGCGGCGCGATTGATTGGGGGCATGAGGCCTCGGCGCTCGACTACATGGTGGGCGGCTGGGGCGTGTCGGCGGGAACGCGGCATCCCTTTCCTGACGATCTTTTACGGTCGATCGCTCGGGAGGAATTTCATCGCTCCACCTGCCTTGTCTGCATGTATAATCACGCGCTGCTCAGCGGCGGAGAATGGGCCATGGGACAGTTGGATCAGATCAAGGCCCCGACCCTTATCCTTCACGGAACCGATGATCCGGTGCTGCCCTTTCCCCACGCGGAATACCTGGCCCGCAAGATTCCCAAGGCGAAGCTGGTCGCACTGAAAGGGGCCGGGCATGAGCTGCATCCGGGTGATTGGGACCTTATGATCGACGAAATGAAGGCGATGATACTTTAA
- a CDS encoding ABC transporter ATP-binding protein: protein MISTRLLTKKYSETAAIQNLNLDVQPGAIYGFLGTNGAGKTTTIKILMGLLVPTSGSATIAGLDTRKDRLAIKRKVGYLPDTPLFPSFLKGREILEMAGELHGLSRAEAKGRAAELLEWLGLHDAAEEYSEQYSIGMKKRLGLGCATVHDPEVYLLDEPTNGLDPYATRLVGEWIQKQSQAGKTILLSTHRLDMAERVCSHLGIIHKGRLITQGELATIRGRMHADDLEDIFFAVTEGEAVHHA, encoded by the coding sequence ATGATCAGCACCCGCCTTCTGACCAAAAAATACTCCGAAACTGCGGCCATTCAGAATCTGAACCTGGATGTTCAGCCTGGAGCCATCTACGGCTTTTTGGGCACCAACGGGGCGGGCAAGACCACCACGATTAAAATTCTGATGGGACTTCTGGTTCCAACCTCGGGTTCAGCCACGATTGCGGGGCTTGATACCCGGAAGGATCGCCTGGCGATCAAGCGCAAGGTCGGCTATCTGCCGGATACTCCCCTTTTTCCCAGCTTTTTGAAGGGCCGCGAGATACTCGAAATGGCCGGTGAACTGCACGGACTTTCGCGGGCCGAGGCCAAAGGTCGGGCCGCGGAGCTTTTGGAGTGGCTTGGGCTTCACGATGCAGCCGAGGAATACAGTGAGCAGTATTCGATCGGCATGAAAAAACGTTTGGGACTTGGCTGCGCGACAGTTCATGATCCCGAGGTTTATCTTTTGGACGAACCCACCAATGGCCTGGACCCTTATGCCACGCGCCTTGTCGGTGAGTGGATTCAAAAGCAGTCGCAGGCGGGGAAAACCATCCTGCTCTCGACCCATCGCCTGGATATGGCGGAGCGGGTGTGTTCGCACCTGGGGATCATTCACAAGGGTCGCTTGATCACGCAGGGCGAACTTGCGACCATTCGCGGCCGAATGCACGCGGACGACCTGGAAGACATTTTCTTTGCCGTGACTGAGGGCGAGGCCGTGCACCATGCGTGA
- a CDS encoding CPBP family intramembrane glutamic endopeptidase translates to MRETLATSSVLLRYGWRSTLGAFLSKQQSLTLRALMVFSFSYMPLMYFYQNYKTLKSLGDSESLQILLVDWKLPPAAFVATSQVWSGLPQMVWLGISVILLAIFFVSILAVHLTAYRKEGDPDLEWMQTFPITTRSILWGRLLQSTMLQPYFFLLVLPILLCFAIVRGENLAFSIVTASLIGWMVMLGTSSLGMIFNCFVSLRLTAGRQRDIRFLATFLLIAAFFSVYFPYISHEGVFWRTIFWMSPFLQDSLAIHFMERLLRSDASSIIPLLSLLAGVLVLAHGSVVISAGIVARGSEAQDEPIKKESRFLASLLNLFNPIVRRELRTLIRDRSQWATLMTGPLLALAFVIYNSFGIESLPHGRSFLTLCLMLYILMIGLSLQMIFQRERPGLWFYAATPVLLSDVLRAQSKVASVLFGLVYAVAFVVFVPSGFWQDTDSLVRLPLGLYFALTAEKHFRTVALLSYAPARENTVVKPLHFMIWLALTPALTFLVLKGEVWSVGAFLILFTGLAHTFEKKVLALEHDLIDPSYPIPCKADLAQGFLAALIYVCALMTTHGIASFFNLNLSVQFLTAAVTLWGLHCYYSACTAEDVPVYFAAVRFLDLLFLGMGCAFILRTAGLWDRVTSGSAFLEHIYSLSHYPAAPATAVLLFIVIARSVTEELIFRGLIQRGLASRMAMPLALIISAGLTTLCHKPQDFGPIFLTSLGSGFLYHRTKILWPGIALAIAVQSLRLFGF, encoded by the coding sequence ATGCGTGAGACTCTGGCAACCAGTTCTGTGCTTTTGCGCTATGGCTGGCGTTCCACTTTGGGGGCTTTTCTCTCGAAACAGCAAAGCCTCACCTTGCGCGCGCTGATGGTCTTCTCCTTCAGTTATATGCCCCTCATGTATTTTTATCAGAACTATAAAACCCTGAAGAGTCTGGGGGACAGTGAATCCCTGCAAATCCTGCTCGTCGATTGGAAGCTTCCTCCGGCGGCTTTTGTCGCAACCTCCCAGGTCTGGTCGGGTCTGCCGCAGATGGTATGGCTCGGCATCTCTGTTATCCTCCTGGCTATCTTTTTCGTGAGCATACTCGCGGTTCACCTTACAGCTTATCGTAAAGAAGGCGACCCGGACCTTGAATGGATGCAGACCTTTCCGATCACCACGCGCTCGATCCTTTGGGGGCGCCTCCTGCAATCCACCATGCTTCAGCCTTATTTCTTTCTGCTTGTTCTGCCTATTCTTCTCTGCTTTGCCATCGTCCGTGGAGAAAATCTGGCCTTCAGCATCGTGACCGCATCACTGATCGGCTGGATGGTAATGCTGGGGACTTCGAGCCTGGGAATGATCTTCAACTGCTTCGTCAGCTTGCGCCTGACTGCGGGGAGGCAGCGGGACATCCGTTTTCTTGCCACCTTCCTTTTGATCGCAGCCTTCTTTTCGGTCTATTTCCCTTACATTTCGCATGAAGGCGTGTTCTGGCGAACGATTTTCTGGATGTCCCCCTTTCTTCAGGACAGCCTTGCCATTCACTTCATGGAACGGCTTCTGCGCAGCGACGCTTCGAGCATCATCCCGCTGTTATCCCTGCTTGCCGGCGTCCTGGTCCTGGCCCATGGCAGCGTTGTTATCAGCGCGGGAATCGTGGCCCGGGGTTCGGAAGCTCAAGACGAGCCGATCAAAAAGGAATCGCGTTTCCTTGCGAGCCTTTTGAATCTTTTTAATCCCATCGTTCGCCGTGAGCTTCGTACTCTCATCCGCGACAGGTCGCAGTGGGCGACCCTCATGACCGGACCTCTTTTGGCCCTTGCCTTCGTCATCTATAACAGCTTCGGCATCGAGAGTCTCCCGCACGGGCGGAGCTTTCTGACGCTATGCCTTATGCTGTATATTTTGATGATCGGCCTTTCCTTGCAGATGATCTTTCAGCGGGAAAGGCCCGGTCTTTGGTTTTACGCGGCGACGCCGGTGCTTTTGAGCGACGTCCTGCGCGCGCAGAGTAAGGTTGCCTCCGTTCTTTTCGGACTGGTCTATGCAGTGGCCTTTGTGGTTTTCGTCCCGTCAGGCTTCTGGCAGGATACGGATTCCCTCGTGCGTCTGCCCTTGGGTCTTTACTTTGCTTTGACTGCGGAAAAGCACTTCCGAACTGTGGCGCTCCTTTCCTATGCGCCGGCTCGCGAAAACACTGTGGTCAAGCCCCTTCATTTTATGATCTGGCTTGCTCTGACACCGGCTTTGACCTTTCTCGTTCTCAAGGGCGAGGTCTGGAGCGTGGGCGCTTTCCTGATTCTCTTCACGGGCCTTGCGCATACTTTTGAAAAGAAAGTCCTGGCTCTTGAACATGACCTTATAGATCCGAGTTACCCCATTCCCTGCAAGGCGGATCTTGCGCAGGGCTTCCTCGCGGCCTTGATCTATGTCTGCGCGCTGATGACGACCCATGGCATCGCTTCATTTTTCAACTTGAATCTTTCCGTTCAGTTCCTGACCGCGGCCGTTACCCTCTGGGGTCTTCATTGCTATTACAGTGCCTGCACTGCCGAAGACGTCCCCGTCTATTTCGCGGCTGTGCGCTTTCTCGATCTTCTCTTTCTTGGAATGGGGTGCGCGTTCATCCTGCGGACGGCAGGCCTATGGGATAGGGTGACGAGCGGTTCGGCTTTTCTGGAGCATATTTATAGTCTGAGCCACTATCCTGCAGCCCCGGCGACGGCCGTGCTGCTCTTTATTGTGATCGCACGGTCGGTGACTGAGGAACTTATTTTCCGTGGTCTTATTCAACGCGGCCTTGCGTCGCGGATGGCAATGCCTCTCGCACTGATCATCAGCGCGGGCCTGACAACCCTTTGCCATAAGCCCCAGGACTTCGGCCCGATCTTTCTTACATCGCTCGGTTCCGGGTTTCTTTATCACCGCACCAAGATTCTTTGGCCTGGAATAGCTCTGGCGATTGCCGTTCAGAGCTTAAGACTCTTTGGTTTTTAA
- a CDS encoding adenylate/guanylate cyclase domain-containing protein produces the protein MRFFLLWLVMGFFAKPAWADLGRYEIPYKKFIRPQLNLPASAERSQELKALAEYLERQDLSDEQLYAARRQFLFFAEYGDHEAFQRVKKQFQPRADDYLLLTTFTMHDTSLDYLPKVSRLENFFELAQKTEPESEIAGWVAYDALGLMTDHFDFGRASNLVHKAIAGLPEKSWLLRSLLLSAIARLYVDPGNSPAIVRQGLAIYAENESRMRARGLTAEASDMAYNQGVAQLFAFQDYQKALEHFSRVDKGTLYAQDALVFSALALSHLGQGKDAREKLDLLDFSKYAESAMRISFLACYTEIVRQRLGNAANLQRCAQLPDATQGDVIQHMTAEILQLPLTSALEMAILKQFQNFYQLKISPQNKLRMAQSVDGLELARARAESDRNRLENKISRMELDLAQKQSELTFYGSAALLVLLGLIIFDLWRRQIQAQRMQKLQQYLQTRILSRFLPPALVEEIRLGRSRLDEEPQKRVVTILFADLVDFTAKAEQLGTDRIARLLNQWMHMATDVVFAENGTIDKFMGDCVMVLFGAPLDLTPEAQVKRAVACAQNLVRAMDEKNAIWLREFGVSFELRVGINQGEAIVGSFGSEKRSDYTVIGDAVNLASRIENMANPGQILLSQSAVRYLPHHAVRTLGSRSVRGMKESQEIFELERERLPAAI, from the coding sequence ATGAGATTTTTTCTCTTATGGCTCGTCATGGGCTTTTTTGCAAAGCCTGCATGGGCCGATCTCGGCCGCTATGAGATTCCCTATAAGAAGTTCATACGCCCTCAGCTGAATCTGCCGGCCTCGGCCGAGCGGTCTCAGGAACTGAAGGCGCTTGCGGAATACCTGGAACGCCAGGACCTTTCCGATGAGCAGCTCTATGCGGCCCGTCGCCAGTTCCTTTTTTTTGCGGAATATGGTGATCATGAAGCCTTCCAAAGGGTGAAAAAGCAGTTCCAGCCGCGTGCTGACGATTATCTTCTGCTCACCACCTTCACGATGCATGACACCAGCCTTGACTATCTGCCGAAGGTCAGCCGTCTGGAGAATTTCTTCGAACTCGCCCAGAAAACCGAGCCCGAAAGTGAAATCGCCGGCTGGGTCGCTTACGATGCTCTGGGGCTCATGACCGATCATTTTGATTTTGGTCGGGCCAGTAACCTCGTTCATAAGGCTATTGCTGGACTGCCCGAGAAATCCTGGCTTTTGCGTTCCCTTCTTTTAAGCGCGATCGCAAGGCTCTATGTGGATCCAGGCAACAGTCCCGCCATCGTCCGCCAGGGTCTTGCCATCTATGCTGAAAATGAAAGTCGCATGCGGGCGCGCGGTCTGACCGCCGAGGCCAGTGATATGGCCTATAATCAGGGCGTCGCCCAGCTTTTTGCTTTTCAGGATTACCAAAAAGCCCTGGAGCATTTCAGTCGCGTGGACAAGGGCACGCTCTATGCCCAGGACGCGCTGGTTTTCTCGGCTCTTGCCCTTTCTCATCTGGGGCAGGGCAAGGATGCCCGTGAAAAGCTGGACCTTCTGGATTTTTCCAAGTATGCGGAAAGTGCCATGCGTATCAGCTTTCTTGCATGCTATACCGAAATCGTGAGGCAAAGGCTCGGGAATGCGGCCAATCTTCAGCGCTGCGCCCAGCTTCCCGACGCCACCCAGGGTGATGTGATTCAGCATATGACCGCCGAGATCCTGCAGCTGCCGCTGACCTCCGCGCTTGAAATGGCTATTTTAAAGCAGTTTCAGAACTTCTATCAGTTGAAGATCAGTCCCCAGAATAAACTGCGGATGGCCCAGTCGGTCGATGGATTGGAGCTGGCTCGCGCTCGCGCCGAATCCGATCGCAACCGGCTTGAAAACAAAATCAGCCGGATGGAACTGGATCTGGCGCAGAAGCAATCCGAATTGACGTTTTATGGAAGCGCGGCGCTCCTTGTGCTTCTGGGTCTCATCATCTTTGATCTTTGGCGCCGGCAGATCCAGGCGCAGCGCATGCAAAAGCTTCAGCAGTATCTGCAGACCCGTATTCTCTCCCGCTTTCTGCCGCCGGCCCTGGTCGAGGAAATCCGCCTCGGACGTTCACGACTGGATGAAGAGCCCCAAAAACGCGTGGTCACGATCCTCTTCGCTGATCTGGTCGATTTCACAGCGAAGGCCGAGCAGCTGGGCACGGATCGGATCGCGCGGCTTTTGAATCAGTGGATGCATATGGCCACCGACGTGGTTTTTGCAGAAAACGGCACCATAGATAAATTCATGGGCGATTGCGTGATGGTGCTCTTTGGAGCGCCTTTGGATCTGACGCCCGAGGCTCAGGTGAAAAGGGCAGTGGCCTGTGCACAGAATCTGGTGCGGGCCATGGACGAAAAAAATGCGATCTGGCTCCGGGAATTTGGGGTCAGTTTTGAACTGCGCGTCGGCATCAATCAGGGCGAGGCGATCGTCGGCAGTTTCGGGAGTGAAAAGCGCTCGGATTATACTGTGATCGGGGACGCCGTAAACCTTGCGTCCCGCATTGAAAACATGGCCAATCCGGGGCAGATCCTTTTGAGCCAGAGTGCGGTACGCTATCTCCCGCATCATGCCGTTCGAACCCTGGGTTCCCGTTCTGTGCGGGGCATGAAGGAGAGTCAGGAGATCTTCGAATTGGAGCGCGAGCGTTTACCCGCCGCTATTTAA
- a CDS encoding AsmA family protein, with protein sequence MRTFLKIIAGIVAVFVTLVLSLFLVINLVDWNKHRDFLIRNAERYTSVRIDELDGIRLQLWRSMEVEVARLKMHMADKDAALESFSTGPAQVRIATWPLLFKDQLLVQSLTLDQVRLNLKEVKEQAKEEPQEDDTSAAEILDRLPKIFINLASITDAQFRYESLEKKEPLKVSIERFQIEAPKDDPTPRLLGEGKFDELPWKIEGQTGTLEAFQDEDKPFPFQLKADLGQQDLSVKGALAFAEGTGDFTVKAKGPDIEQIKKLFRLNIGRLPAYQIAFDSRVEDKYFKFHKIDIKLGKSEVNGNLQVDLRSRRPKITGKVESPVLTQADFNGLFKTDQRYKPANEPPKAPGQYFSDKVIDNSIMKLADVDLRFLVNRYVGEKSGRAIHAWDATIKMNNGDLKIDPVTFAVASGHIGGRFLVDGRQLPLDVQIELGAKRINLNTLLGPLAKEVPVMDMKPSDMAQGLLTGQLDLKMKGKTPMEMARSVRGPIELAIEDGKLSGTVIEAFGIDVTQTLSNWFNKHPLYDIQCALTAFEAGDGAIKTRTFLIATKDTSIIGKGEVNLVANKVDFELKAHVHDFSIGSLRSPIEVKGPLNDIKVSLQREELLTRSGLAVALGTLVNPIAALVPLIETGLDEKGKCRGVLSELNEVQQKANKLSTGKSGRVTR encoded by the coding sequence ATGCGCACCTTTCTTAAAATTATTGCAGGAATCGTGGCCGTCTTTGTCACGCTGGTTCTCTCGCTCTTCCTCGTGATCAATCTTGTGGATTGGAACAAGCATAGGGATTTTTTGATTCGCAATGCGGAACGTTACACAAGCGTTCGCATTGATGAGCTTGACGGCATTCGCCTTCAATTGTGGCGCTCCATGGAAGTGGAGGTGGCTCGCCTCAAGATGCACATGGCCGACAAGGATGCCGCGCTGGAAAGCTTCAGCACCGGTCCGGCGCAGGTGCGCATTGCCACATGGCCCTTGCTCTTCAAGGATCAGCTCCTGGTGCAGAGCCTGACTCTGGATCAAGTGCGCCTCAACCTGAAGGAAGTCAAAGAGCAGGCCAAGGAAGAGCCGCAGGAGGACGACACGAGCGCTGCCGAGATCCTGGACAGGCTGCCTAAAATTTTTATCAACCTGGCGTCCATCACCGATGCCCAGTTTCGCTATGAGAGCCTTGAGAAAAAAGAACCATTGAAGGTCAGCATCGAACGCTTTCAAATCGAAGCGCCCAAGGATGATCCGACGCCGAGGCTCCTGGGCGAGGGAAAGTTCGATGAGCTTCCTTGGAAAATCGAAGGACAGACCGGAACGTTGGAAGCCTTTCAGGACGAGGACAAACCCTTTCCCTTTCAGCTCAAGGCTGACCTCGGGCAGCAGGATCTGAGCGTAAAAGGCGCGCTGGCTTTTGCCGAGGGCACTGGGGATTTCACTGTCAAAGCCAAAGGACCCGATATCGAGCAGATCAAAAAACTCTTCCGTTTGAACATAGGGCGTCTGCCAGCTTATCAGATCGCCTTTGATTCGCGGGTGGAAGACAAATACTTCAAATTCCATAAAATCGACATCAAACTCGGCAAGAGCGAAGTGAACGGCAACCTTCAAGTCGACCTGCGTTCGCGCCGTCCGAAGATCACGGGCAAAGTGGAGTCACCGGTCCTGACCCAGGCGGACTTCAATGGGCTCTTCAAAACCGATCAGCGCTACAAACCGGCCAATGAACCACCGAAGGCTCCTGGGCAGTATTTTTCGGATAAGGTCATTGATAATTCCATCATGAAGCTGGCCGATGTGGATCTGCGTTTTCTCGTGAACCGCTATGTCGGGGAAAAAAGCGGCCGCGCGATTCACGCCTGGGACGCGACGATCAAAATGAATAACGGCGATCTGAAGATTGATCCCGTGACATTCGCGGTGGCGTCGGGTCATATCGGGGGCCGCTTTCTGGTGGATGGCCGTCAACTGCCCCTGGATGTGCAGATCGAACTGGGGGCGAAGCGGATCAACCTGAATACCTTGCTCGGGCCCCTGGCGAAAGAGGTGCCCGTGATGGATATGAAGCCTTCGGACATGGCCCAGGGGCTTCTGACCGGACAGCTGGATCTGAAGATGAAGGGCAAAACGCCGATGGAAATGGCCCGTTCCGTCCGTGGACCGATCGAACTGGCCATCGAGGATGGCAAACTTTCCGGCACCGTGATCGAGGCCTTTGGCATCGACGTCACGCAGACCCTGAGCAACTGGTTCAACAAGCATCCGCTCTATGATATCCAATGCGCGCTCACGGCTTTTGAAGCCGGGGACGGCGCTATCAAAACCAGGACATTTTTAATTGCGACCAAGGATACCAGCATCATCGGCAAAGGCGAGGTGAACCTGGTGGCCAACAAGGTGGATTTTGAGCTGAAGGCCCACGTTCATGACTTCAGCATCGGCAGCCTGCGTTCCCCCATCGAAGTGAAGGGGCCCCTCAATGATATCAAGGTCAGCCTGCAGCGCGAGGAGCTTCTAACCCGTTCGGGACTGGCCGTCGCCCTAGGGACACTTGTCAATCCTATCGCGGCTCTGGTGCCCCTGATCGAAACCGGGCTCGACGAGAAGGGCAAATGCCGGGGCGTGCTTTCTGAGCTGAACGAAGTCCAACAGAAAGCCAATAAACTTTCAACTGGGAAGTCAGGACGTGTGACTAGGTAA
- a CDS encoding response regulator — protein sequence MNILVVDDDAVMVELLQYFLEEIGMSVITAHSPPEALPYLQKQKLDLVLSDAVMPGGGYERLLSDIQNTQPDLPVILMSGYGAFDLNLPPDQTRGFWRKGEGIDHLLDLVKAVN from the coding sequence ATGAATATTCTGGTGGTCGACGATGATGCTGTGATGGTGGAACTCCTTCAGTATTTTCTGGAAGAGATTGGGATGTCGGTGATAACGGCTCACAGTCCACCTGAAGCTCTGCCCTACCTTCAAAAACAGAAACTGGATCTTGTGCTCTCCGATGCTGTCATGCCCGGCGGTGGCTACGAACGCCTCCTGAGCGACATTCAGAACACGCAGCCGGATCTGCCGGTGATTCTTATGTCCGGCTATGGTGCCTTTGATTTGAACCTGCCCCCTGACCAAACCCGAGGTTTCTGGCGCAAAGGCGAAGGCATCGATCATCTGCTCGATCTGGTCAAGGCCGTGAATTGA
- a CDS encoding DUF421 domain-containing protein has protein sequence MDSIIRGTVTYFFVWLIFRIAGKRSLAETTTFDFVLLLIISETVQSALNQNDNSLTNSFLIIITLVGLDILLSVVGYRVPRFNHLMNSRPVLIVENGKPVKERMAAARIEVDDILASAREHHGLERMDQIKFAVLETHGGISIIPEAKS, from the coding sequence ATGGACAGCATCATTCGTGGTACGGTGACTTATTTTTTCGTGTGGCTTATTTTTAGGATTGCGGGCAAACGCAGCCTGGCGGAAACGACGACCTTTGATTTCGTGCTGCTTCTTATCATCAGTGAAACGGTCCAGAGTGCTTTGAATCAGAATGATAATTCCCTGACCAATTCCTTTTTGATCATTATCACTCTGGTGGGGCTCGACATCCTGCTTTCGGTCGTGGGCTATCGGGTGCCGCGCTTCAATCATCTGATGAACAGCCGGCCGGTCCTGATCGTGGAGAACGGCAAGCCTGTAAAAGAGCGCATGGCGGCCGCCCGCATCGAAGTGGATGATATCCTGGCTTCAGCTCGGGAGCATCACGGCTTGGAACGCATGGATCAGATCAAGTTTGCCGTTCTGGAAACGCACGGCGGCATTTCCATCATTCCGGAAGCGAAGTCCTGA
- a CDS encoding isochorismatase family cysteine hydrolase, with protein sequence MPRRSADLHGNAPHESKQALVIIDAINDLEWEGAEPLRRTAVKVAKAIAHLKARATAARVPCIYVNDNFGMWRSDFHAQVDHCAESPYGGPVVALLRPNPEDYYILKAKHSGFYASPLHLLLDHIKAEELILTGFTTDSCVLFTATDAYLRDYRVTIPEDCVASCHARDHKRSLELLESSIKARIVASRAIRFKRPHA encoded by the coding sequence TTGCCACGCCGCTCAGCCGATCTTCATGGAAATGCACCCCATGAATCCAAACAGGCCCTTGTGATTATTGATGCCATCAATGATCTGGAGTGGGAAGGCGCGGAACCTTTAAGGCGAACAGCCGTGAAGGTGGCCAAGGCCATCGCCCATCTAAAAGCCAGAGCCACCGCGGCCCGCGTGCCTTGCATCTATGTGAATGATAACTTCGGAATGTGGCGCTCGGATTTCCATGCGCAGGTGGATCACTGCGCCGAAAGTCCTTATGGTGGACCCGTCGTTGCGCTCTTGCGGCCGAACCCGGAGGATTACTATATCCTGAAAGCGAAGCATTCCGGCTTCTACGCGAGTCCTTTGCATCTGCTGCTCGATCACATCAAAGCCGAGGAACTCATACTCACGGGTTTTACCACCGATAGCTGCGTGCTCTTCACAGCCACGGATGCCTATCTGCGCGATTATCGCGTGACCATACCCGAGGACTGCGTAGCCTCATGCCATGCCAGGGATCATAAAAGGTCTTTGGAGCTGTTGGAGAGTTCGATCAAGGCCCGGATCGTGGCCTCGCGCGCGATACGTTTCAAGCGGCCTCATGCGTGA